The following are encoded together in the Triticum dicoccoides isolate Atlit2015 ecotype Zavitan chromosome 6B, WEW_v2.0, whole genome shotgun sequence genome:
- the LOC119322169 gene encoding uncharacterized protein LOC119322169, whose amino-acid sequence MCKCPQDEFDDIDKLTLLSLEFTWSAEDDPIRPVILAEMKKIKSGNELVEEVKKIEKNINAGSSISSQLELSISGMSLGTCEVPMPSHSAEQDRESPKEERPQIEEEILEDKEQDDPELEQPSDQVEDSSSTTPKEVKEAPVIELEEPEIHLPIVIQERDVAGLSNPLDDMRPYDSLSSTLHYLIPSLKVDLRKYFLVYDDIYPVYGIAHICYDDTYFPHARPMLNKTFHFHASLELNDSYHPHASIELTYFYHPKHVLYSYAYVIGYSIDDLEGITPVTVLSLLLSAFSGCCFCTVHFMLTRFKATFLGTLADPEHGDEEKQWAHTRGREKVEKA is encoded by the coding sequence ATGTGCAAGTGCCCACAAGATGAGTTCGATGATATAGACAAGCTCACACTACTTAGCCTTGAGTTCACTTGGAGTGCTGAAGATGATCCAATTAGGCCGGTGATACTAGCtgaaatgaagaagatcaagagtgGGAATGAGCTAGTGGAAGAAGTAAAGAAGATTGAGAAGAACATCAACGCCGGCAGTAGTATATCATCACAACTTGAGCTGAGTATTTCTGGGATGTCCCTTGGTACATGTGAGGTTCCAATGCCTTCACATTCAGCTGAGCAAGATAGGGAGAGCCCAAAGGAAGAAAGACCTCAGATTGAAGAAGAAATACTCGAAGACAAGGAACAAGATGATCCAGAGCTCGAACAACCAAGTGATCAAGTTGAAGACTCATCATCTACTACTCCCAAAGAAGTAAAAGAAGCTCCTGTAATTGAACTTGAAGAACCAGAAATTCATTTGCCCATCGTCATACAAGAGCGTGATGTAGCAGGTTTATCTAATCCTCTCGATGACATGCGTCCTTATGATTCCCTTTCTTCTACCTTGCATTACTTGATACCATCACTTAAGGTAGATTTGAGAAAGTATTTTCTTGTATACGATGATATATACCCTGTTTATGGCATTGCTCACATTTGTTATGATGACACTTATTTTCCTCATGCTAGACCTATGCTTAATAAAACATTTCATTTTCATGCTAGTCTGGAGCTTAATGATTCATATCATCCTCATGCTAGCATTGAACTTACTTATTTCTACCATCCTAAACATGTGCTTTATAGCTATGCTTATGTAATTGGGTACTCTATTGATGATTTAGAGGGCATTACCCCTGTCACTGTATTGTCTCTTTTGTTGAGTGCTTTTTCAGGTTGTTGCTTCTGCACCGTTCACTTTATGCTGACCAGGTTCAAGGCGACATTCCTTGGGACCCTGGCGGATCCTGAGCATGGAGATGAGGAGAAGCAATGGGCACATACGCGAGGAAGGGAGAAGGTGGAGAAAGCATGA